Proteins encoded together in one Bacteroides ovatus window:
- a CDS encoding NEW3 domain-containing protein, with translation MTMRTNYFLLLAILLGIIPMSYTHANDSIPKSVILYTPYTKISVSPGASIDYSIDLINNTDQLMNANLSVSGLSASWKHEMKSGGWSLSQLSVLPKEKKTFNLKVEVPLKVNKGNYHFVVYAGNAKLPLDVVVAQKGTYQTEFTTDQPNMQGNSKSTFTFSATLKNQTADQQLYALMANAPRGWNVVFKPNYKQATSAQVEANSTQNVSIDITPPANVEAGSYKIPVRAATGTTSAELELEVVVTGSYQMELTTPRGLLSTDVTAGDIKKIELEVRNTGSSLLKDIQLSANKPADWEVTFEPSKIDALKAGETSTVMATLKASKKALPGDYVTTIMAKTPEVNADAQFRVAVKTPMIWGWVGVLIIIATIGVVYYLFRKYGRR, from the coding sequence ATGACTATGAGAACAAATTATTTTTTATTATTAGCTATTCTATTGGGGATTATCCCTATGAGTTACACGCACGCCAATGATTCAATACCTAAGAGCGTGATTCTGTACACACCTTACACAAAAATCTCCGTATCTCCCGGAGCGTCAATTGACTACAGTATTGATCTTATCAACAACACGGACCAGTTGATGAATGCGAATCTTTCTGTCAGCGGATTGTCCGCCAGTTGGAAACACGAAATGAAATCCGGTGGCTGGAGCCTTAGCCAACTATCGGTACTTCCCAAAGAGAAAAAGACTTTCAATTTAAAAGTCGAAGTCCCATTAAAAGTGAATAAAGGTAATTATCACTTTGTAGTATATGCCGGAAACGCCAAACTTCCATTGGATGTGGTGGTTGCTCAAAAAGGAACATACCAGACTGAATTTACTACCGACCAACCCAACATGCAGGGAAATTCTAAATCAACCTTCACTTTCAGCGCCACTTTAAAGAATCAGACTGCCGACCAGCAGCTATATGCTTTGATGGCTAATGCACCCAGAGGTTGGAATGTAGTTTTTAAACCTAATTATAAGCAAGCCACTTCTGCACAAGTGGAAGCCAACAGTACCCAAAATGTAAGTATAGATATTACTCCTCCTGCCAATGTAGAAGCCGGCAGTTACAAAATTCCGGTACGCGCTGCTACAGGTACCACTTCCGCTGAATTGGAACTGGAAGTGGTTGTTACCGGCTCTTATCAAATGGAACTGACTACTCCCCGTGGGTTATTGAGCACAGATGTCACAGCAGGTGATATAAAGAAAATAGAACTGGAAGTCAGAAATACAGGTTCTTCATTACTGAAAGATATTCAGCTGTCTGCTAATAAACCTGCTGACTGGGAAGTAACTTTCGAACCTTCAAAAATCGATGCACTAAAAGCCGGAGAGACATCAACGGTTATGGCTACTTTGAAAGCTTCTAAAAAAGCATTGCCAGGCGACTATGTGACTACCATCATGGCAAAAACTCCTGAAGTAAATGCCGATGCGCAGTTCAGAGTTGCAGTAAAAACTCCGATGATATGGGGATGGGTAGGCGTTCTTATCATTATTGCCACCATCGGCGTGGTTTACTATCTGTTCCGTAAATATGGAAGGAGGTAA
- a CDS encoding PepSY-like domain-containing protein: MKKLVFLLVCLFTLQTVARADDDKPIQVTQMPQPAQQFIKQHFADSKVALAKMESDFFYKSYEVIFTNGDKVEFDNKGNWEEVNCKYSSVPTAIIPAAIQKYVATNYPDAKILKIERDKKDYEVKLSNRTELKFDLKFNLIDIDF, from the coding sequence ATGAAAAAGTTAGTATTCTTATTAGTGTGTCTTTTCACTTTGCAAACAGTAGCTCGTGCAGATGACGACAAACCAATCCAGGTAACTCAAATGCCACAACCGGCACAGCAGTTTATCAAACAGCATTTTGCCGACAGCAAAGTAGCATTAGCCAAAATGGAAAGTGATTTCTTCTATAAAAGTTATGAAGTGATTTTCACGAATGGCGATAAAGTAGAGTTTGACAACAAAGGTAACTGGGAAGAAGTGAACTGCAAATATAGTTCTGTACCTACAGCAATTATTCCGGCAGCTATTCAGAAATACGTAGCGACCAATTACCCTGATGCTAAAATTCTAAAAATTGAGAGAGATAAGAAAGATTATGAAGTAAAACTGTCCAACCGTACGGAACTGAAGTTTGACCTGAAATTTAATTTGATTGATATTGATTTCTAA
- a CDS encoding PepSY-like domain-containing protein, whose translation MKLKIYTLLLALSVTWSLQSCDNDDDGSIAVPAELQSAFSSKFPNAANVKWETKSGYYVADFYDGYEASAWFTQDGKWQMTETDIPYNALPQAVKTSFESSEYASWKRDDIDKLERTGVETVFVIEVEKQNQEVDLYYSADGTLIKSIVDTDDDNTEHLPVQLTEAMKNFINEKYPNARIMEVDVEDDRNDWDFGYTEVDIIHNGIPKDVLFNQTGNWYSTSWEIRQNELPEAVNNTLNNQYGEYRFDEAEYIEKADGSIYYRIELEKGDVDKVVNIGENGAVLS comes from the coding sequence ATGAAACTAAAGATTTATACACTTTTACTGGCACTAAGCGTCACATGGAGTCTGCAAAGTTGTGACAACGATGACGATGGTTCAATAGCTGTTCCTGCCGAACTTCAAAGTGCATTTTCATCCAAATTCCCTAATGCTGCAAATGTGAAGTGGGAAACTAAGTCTGGATATTATGTAGCAGATTTCTATGACGGATATGAAGCATCTGCATGGTTCACCCAAGATGGTAAATGGCAAATGACAGAAACGGACATTCCTTACAATGCATTACCACAAGCAGTAAAAACGTCTTTTGAGAGCAGCGAATATGCCTCATGGAAGCGGGATGATATAGACAAACTGGAACGGACAGGCGTTGAAACTGTTTTCGTAATTGAAGTCGAAAAGCAGAATCAGGAGGTCGATTTGTATTATTCTGCTGATGGAACTCTGATTAAAAGCATTGTAGACACTGATGATGATAACACCGAACATCTTCCTGTACAATTGACTGAAGCTATGAAAAACTTCATCAATGAAAAGTATCCGAATGCAAGAATCATGGAAGTAGACGTTGAGGATGATAGAAATGATTGGGATTTTGGATATACAGAGGTAGATATCATTCATAATGGAATCCCAAAAGATGTATTGTTCAACCAGACTGGAAATTGGTATTCTACTTCATGGGAAATACGTCAGAATGAATTGCCTGAAGCAGTAAACAATACTCTCAATAATCAATATGGAGAATATCGTTTTGACGAAGCGGAGTATATTGAAAAAGCAGATGGTAGCATATATTATCGAATTGAACTTGAGAAGGGGGATGTAGATAAAGTAGTAAACATAGGCGAGAACGGTGCTGTCCTTTCATAG
- a CDS encoding translocation/assembly module TamB produces MSVFVAEELSEVLNTKVVIGRINMGLLNRIIIDDVLLDDQSGQEMLKVTRLSAKFDIMPFFKGKISISSVQLFGFNINLRKETPDSPPNFKFVLDAFASKDTVKKENSLDLRINSILIRRGRMSYHVLSEEETPGKFNAKHIQLQNIIANISLKALSKDSLNLGIKRLSLDEKASGFSLKKMSLKLVANNKQTNIDNFTIELPETSLKLDTIHLEYDSLKAFDRFTEQVHFSFRTLPSQVTLKDISPFVPILSHFKEPVTLDMEVKGTVDQLTCSHLEITADDRQFRLRGDVSLQDLSRPQDAYVYGTLSELSANTRGVGFLVRNLSPNYNGVPPLLERLGNVSFQGEISGYFTDLVTYGQLQTSLGNVKTDLKLSSDKTKGLFAYSGAVKTEDFQLGKLLDNEELGEITFNLDVHGRHIADHLPAVELKGLIASIDYSRYRYENITLDGEYKQGGFNGKIALDDPNGSIYLNGDVNVASKVPTFNFLAVVNKVRPHDLNLTTKYPDAEFSLKLKANFTGGSVDEMIGEINVDSLEFTAPDKAYFMQNMNIRATKQNGENQLRLTSEFLKASIEGKFQYHTLPASILNIMRKYVPSLILPPKKPIETHNNFLFDIHIYNTDILSTIFDIPLTVYTHSTLKGYFNDALQRLRIEGYFPRLQYKNNYIESGMILCENPADHIRARVRLTNLKKKGAVNLSLDAQAKDDNVSTTLDWGNNAAATYSGKLAAVAKFLRTSGEKSLLKAMVDVKPTDVILNDTLWKIHPSQVVVDSGRVDVNNFYFSHQDRYVRINGRLSENPKDTVKVDLKDINMGYVFDIASISDDVNFEGDATGTAYASGVFKKPIMNTRLFIKNFSLNHGRLGELDIYGEWDNENRGIRLDASIQDISPSPSRVTGIIYPLKPESGLDLNIEANELNLKFLEHYMKSIANDIKGRGTGKVHFYGKFKGLNLDGAVMTDASMNFDILNTHFAVKDTIHLAPTGLTFNNIHISDMEGHSGRMNGYLHFQHFKNLNYRFEIQANNMLVMNTKESTDMPFYGTVYGTGNVLLSGNAIQGLDVNVGMTTNRNTTFTYINGSVASATSNQFIKFVDKTPRRTIQDSVQVISYYEQIQQKRQEEEEQKTDIRLNILVDATPDATMRIIMDPIAGDYISGKGTGNIRTEFYNKGDVKMFGNYRINQGVYKFSLQEVIRKDFIIKDGSTITFNGAPLDANMDIQASYIVNSASLNDLIPDASAIIQQPNVRVNCIMNLSGMLVRPTIKLGIELPNERDEIQTLVRNYISTEEQMNMQILYLLGIGKFYTEDARNNNQNSNVMSSVLSSTLSGQLNNALSQVFETNNWNIGTNLSTGDKGWTDMEVEGILSGQLLNNRLLINGNFGYRDNPMANTNFVGDFEAEWLITRSGDIRLKAYNETNDRYYTKTNLTTQGVGIMYKKDFNKWSDLYFWNKWRLRNKRKREEAEKVKPQQTDSITDKTAKSAVKRKRVQEQ; encoded by the coding sequence ATGAGTGTATTTGTAGCTGAAGAACTTTCTGAAGTTTTAAATACAAAGGTAGTGATTGGTAGAATTAATATGGGTCTATTGAACCGTATTATTATTGATGATGTATTGCTTGACGATCAGAGTGGTCAGGAAATGCTCAAAGTCACACGTTTGTCTGCCAAGTTCGATATTATGCCCTTTTTTAAAGGAAAGATATCCATTAGCAGTGTCCAGCTTTTCGGATTTAATATCAATCTCCGGAAAGAGACTCCGGATTCCCCTCCTAATTTTAAGTTTGTTTTGGATGCTTTTGCTTCCAAAGATACCGTGAAGAAAGAAAACTCCCTTGATTTGCGTATTAATTCCATCCTGATTCGTCGTGGAAGGATGTCTTATCATGTGTTGTCGGAAGAAGAAACACCGGGGAAATTTAACGCTAAGCATATTCAGCTTCAAAATATCATCGCTAATATATCGCTGAAGGCATTAAGTAAGGACTCTTTGAATTTAGGGATCAAGCGATTGAGCCTTGATGAAAAAGCATCCGGCTTCTCTTTGAAAAAAATGAGTTTGAAACTGGTTGCCAATAACAAGCAGACAAACATTGATAATTTTACAATAGAATTGCCCGAAACCTCTCTCAAGCTTGATACCATTCATTTGGAGTATGATAGTTTGAAAGCTTTTGACCGTTTTACAGAACAGGTGCATTTCTCTTTCCGTACTTTGCCATCGCAAGTTACTTTAAAAGATATTTCTCCTTTTGTCCCTATCCTCTCGCATTTCAAGGAACCGGTGACGTTGGATATGGAGGTGAAGGGAACTGTGGATCAGTTGACTTGTTCGCATCTGGAGATTACAGCCGATGACCGTCAGTTCCGTCTGCGAGGAGATGTATCGCTTCAGGACTTATCGCGTCCACAAGATGCGTATGTATATGGAACCCTTTCCGAACTTTCGGCCAATACGCGCGGAGTCGGTTTTTTAGTGCGTAATTTGAGTCCTAATTATAATGGAGTTCCTCCTCTTCTCGAACGTTTGGGCAACGTGAGTTTCCAGGGAGAAATTTCGGGATACTTCACGGACTTAGTTACTTATGGACAATTACAAACGAGTCTTGGAAATGTAAAGACCGACTTAAAATTGAGTTCTGATAAGACAAAAGGATTGTTTGCGTATTCCGGAGCTGTCAAAACAGAGGATTTTCAACTAGGTAAATTATTGGATAATGAGGAATTGGGAGAAATTACTTTCAATCTGGATGTACATGGCCGGCATATTGCTGACCACTTGCCTGCCGTAGAATTGAAAGGACTGATTGCTTCGATAGATTATAGCAGATATAGATATGAAAATATCACACTGGACGGAGAATACAAACAAGGCGGATTTAATGGAAAGATTGCGTTGGATGATCCTAATGGCTCTATTTATCTGAATGGAGACGTAAATGTTGCATCCAAAGTTCCTACTTTTAATTTTCTTGCAGTAGTCAATAAAGTACGCCCACATGATTTGAATCTTACGACCAAATATCCTGATGCAGAGTTCTCTTTAAAACTGAAAGCCAATTTTACAGGTGGATCAGTGGATGAGATGATTGGAGAAATCAATGTGGATAGCTTGGAATTTACAGCTCCGGATAAAGCATATTTCATGCAGAATATGAATATCCGGGCAACCAAACAAAATGGAGAAAATCAGCTTAGATTGACTTCCGAATTCCTGAAAGCAAGCATAGAGGGAAAATTCCAATATCACACATTGCCTGCCAGTATTCTGAATATTATGCGGAAATATGTGCCGTCTTTGATATTACCTCCCAAGAAGCCGATTGAAACCCATAATAACTTTTTGTTTGATATACATATATATAATACGGACATTTTATCTACGATATTTGATATACCGTTAACGGTATATACTCATTCTACGTTGAAGGGATATTTTAATGATGCTTTACAACGCTTGCGTATAGAGGGATATTTTCCCCGTCTGCAATATAAGAACAACTATATTGAGTCAGGTATGATTCTGTGCGAGAATCCGGCAGATCATATTCGTGCACGGGTTCGTCTGACTAATTTGAAAAAGAAAGGGGCAGTCAATCTATCTCTGGATGCACAAGCTAAAGATGACAATGTCAGTACGACTTTGGATTGGGGAAATAATGCTGCAGCAACATATAGCGGGAAATTAGCAGCTGTTGCCAAATTTCTACGTACAAGCGGAGAAAAGTCATTGTTGAAAGCGATGGTGGATGTGAAGCCTACTGATGTTATTTTAAATGATACTCTCTGGAAGATACATCCTTCGCAGGTGGTGGTCGATTCCGGACGAGTGGATGTGAATAATTTCTATTTTAGTCATCAGGATAGGTATGTACGTATTAACGGCCGGCTTTCCGAGAATCCTAAAGATACTGTAAAGGTTGATCTAAAGGATATAAATATGGGATATGTATTTGATATTGCAAGTATATCCGACGATGTAAATTTTGAGGGCGATGCAACAGGAACGGCTTATGCAAGCGGAGTGTTTAAAAAGCCTATCATGAATACCCGTTTATTTATAAAGAATTTCTCACTCAATCACGGTCGTTTGGGTGAACTGGATATATATGGTGAGTGGGATAATGAAAACAGAGGTATCCGGTTGGATGCATCCATTCAGGATATATCTCCTTCTCCGTCGCGTGTCACGGGTATTATTTATCCATTAAAACCCGAGAGCGGACTTGATTTAAATATTGAAGCAAATGAATTGAATCTGAAATTCCTCGAACATTATATGAAGTCTATTGCCAATGATATTAAAGGGCGAGGAACAGGAAAAGTACATTTCTATGGAAAATTTAAAGGATTGAACCTGGATGGTGCGGTTATGACAGATGCATCCATGAATTTTGATATTTTAAACACACATTTTGCGGTAAAAGATACTATTCATTTGGCTCCTACCGGATTGACATTCAATAATATACATATCTCTGATATGGAAGGGCATTCGGGGAGAATGAATGGATATTTGCATTTCCAGCATTTTAAGAACCTAAACTATCGTTTCGAGATACAGGCAAATAATATGCTTGTGATGAACACAAAAGAATCGACAGATATGCCTTTCTATGGTACGGTATATGGTACCGGGAATGTATTGCTCTCTGGAAACGCCATACAGGGGCTCGATGTAAATGTGGGCATGACTACAAATCGAAATACTACCTTTACCTATATTAATGGTAGTGTAGCATCGGCTACTAGCAATCAGTTTATCAAATTCGTGGATAAAACACCTCGTCGTACTATCCAGGATTCTGTTCAAGTAATCTCATATTACGAACAAATACAGCAAAAACGTCAGGAGGAGGAAGAGCAGAAAACAGATATCCGTTTGAATATTCTTGTGGATGCAACTCCCGATGCCACCATGCGAATCATTATGGACCCTATTGCCGGAGATTATATCAGCGGAAAAGGTACGGGAAATATCCGGACGGAATTTTATAATAAGGGCGATGTGAAAATGTTTGGTAATTACCGGATCAATCAAGGAGTATATAAATTTAGTTTGCAGGAGGTGATCCGTAAAGACTTTATTATCAAGGATGGAAGTACAATAACGTTCAATGGTGCACCTTTGGATGCTAACATGGATATACAAGCTTCATATATAGTGAATTCCGCTTCTTTGAATGACTTGATACCGGATGCTTCGGCTATTATTCAACAACCCAATGTACGTGTAAATTGTATCATGAATCTAAGTGGTATGCTGGTACGACCGACTATCAAACTGGGTATAGAACTTCCGAATGAAAGAGATGAAATACAAACATTGGTGCGTAATTATATCAGTACGGAAGAGCAAATGAATATGCAGATTCTTTATTTGTTGGGTATTGGCAAGTTCTATACGGAAGATGCCCGTAATAATAATCAGAATTCGAATGTGATGTCATCGGTGCTCTCATCTACTCTCTCCGGCCAGTTGAATAATGCACTTTCACAAGTCTTTGAAACGAATAACTGGAATATCGGTACGAATTTGAGTACGGGTGATAAGGGTTGGACAGATATGGAAGTAGAAGGTATTTTGTCGGGACAATTATTGAATAACCGTTTATTGATAAATGGAAACTTCGGTTATCGGGATAATCCGATGGCTAATACTAACTTTGTAGGAGACTTTGAAGCAGAATGGCTGATTACCCGTTCGGGAGATATTCGTTTGAAGGCTTATAATGAGACAAATGACCGTTATTACACAAAAACAAACTTGACTACACAAGGTGTAGGTATCATGTATAAAAAGGATTTCAATAAATGGAGTGATCTATATTTCTGGAATAAATGGCGGTTACGCAATAAGCGGAAACGGGAAGAAGCTGAAAAGGTGAAACCGCAACAAACGGACAGCATCACTGATAAAACTGCTAAATCGGCAGTGAAAAGAAAACGTGTACAGGAGCAGTAA
- the tsaD gene encoding tRNA (adenosine(37)-N6)-threonylcarbamoyltransferase complex transferase subunit TsaD: protein MSAIILGIESSCDDTSAAVIKDGYLLSNVVSSQAVHEAYGGVVPELASRAHQQNIVPVVHEALKRAGVTKEELSAVAFTRGPGLMGSLLVGASFAKGFARSLNIPMIDVNHLTGHVLAHFIKAEGEEERQPVYPFLCLLVSGGNSQIILVKAYNDMEILGQTIDDAAGEAIDKCSKVMGLGYPGGPIIDKLARQGNPKAFTFSKPHIPGLDYSFSGLKTSFLYSLRDWLKEDPDFIEHHKVDLAASLEATVVDILMDKLRKAAKEYKINEIAVAGGVSANNGLRNAFREHAEKYGWNIFIPKFSYTTDNAAMIAITGYFKYLDKDFCSIDLPAYSRVTL from the coding sequence ATGAGTGCAATAATTTTAGGAATTGAATCCTCCTGTGACGATACGTCGGCAGCCGTAATCAAGGATGGTTATTTGCTGTCAAATGTGGTATCAAGTCAAGCCGTACATGAAGCATACGGTGGAGTAGTACCCGAGTTGGCTTCACGGGCACACCAACAAAACATCGTACCGGTAGTACATGAAGCATTAAAACGTGCCGGCGTCACCAAAGAAGAGTTGAGCGCGGTAGCTTTCACTCGCGGACCGGGATTGATGGGGTCTTTGCTTGTTGGAGCCTCCTTTGCAAAAGGATTCGCTCGTTCTTTAAACATCCCAATGATTGATGTTAATCATTTGACCGGACATGTTTTAGCTCATTTTATTAAAGCGGAAGGAGAAGAAGAGAGACAACCTGTTTACCCATTTCTCTGTTTGCTGGTATCTGGAGGAAATTCACAAATCATACTGGTCAAAGCCTATAATGATATGGAGATTCTTGGACAGACTATTGACGATGCCGCAGGTGAAGCTATTGATAAATGCTCTAAAGTGATGGGACTTGGTTATCCCGGCGGACCGATCATTGATAAACTGGCTCGTCAGGGAAATCCGAAAGCTTTTACATTCAGCAAACCGCATATTCCTGGTTTAGATTACAGCTTCAGCGGATTGAAAACTTCCTTTTTATATTCATTACGCGACTGGTTAAAGGAAGATCCTGATTTCATAGAACACCATAAAGTAGATCTTGCAGCATCATTGGAGGCTACTGTAGTGGATATTCTGATGGATAAATTACGAAAAGCCGCCAAAGAATATAAGATTAATGAAATAGCTGTGGCCGGAGGAGTTTCTGCAAATAATGGATTGCGTAATGCTTTCCGGGAACATGCCGAGAAATATGGCTGGAACATTTTTATCCCTAAATTCAGTTATACGACTGATAATGCAGCCATGATCGCCATTACCGGATATTTCAAATATCTGGATAAGGACTTTTGTTCTATTGATCTTCCGGCTTATTCTCGTGTGACGTTATAA
- a CDS encoding competence/damage-inducible protein A — MFAEIITIGDELLIGQIVDTNSAWMGQELNKIGIEVLRIVSIRDREKEILEAIDNAMERVNIVLVTGGLGPTKDDITKQTLCKYFHTELVFSEEVFENVKRVLAGKIPMNALNKSQAMVPKDCTVINNPVGSASVSWFERDGKVLVSMPGVPQEMTAVMTESVLPKLHERFQTDVIMHQTFLVQHYPESVLAEKLEPWESALPECIKLAYLPKLGIIRLRLTGRGQNREEVKVLLEREKVKLEKILGEDIFGEEDTPLEVIVGELLKKKKLTVSTAESCTGGSIAARLTSIAGSSEYFNGSVVAYSNEVKMGLLHVSSETLEQHGAVSEETVIEMVKGAMKALKTDCAVATSGIAGPGGGTPEKPVGTVWIAAGYKNEIRTYKQETNRGRSMNIERAGNNALLMLRDLLK, encoded by the coding sequence ATGTTTGCCGAAATAATAACTATTGGCGACGAACTGTTGATAGGACAGATTGTCGACACTAATTCAGCCTGGATGGGGCAGGAATTAAATAAAATAGGCATTGAGGTTCTTCGTATTGTTTCAATCCGTGACCGGGAAAAGGAAATCTTGGAAGCGATTGATAATGCGATGGAAAGGGTGAATATTGTTTTAGTAACCGGAGGACTCGGACCTACCAAAGACGATATCACCAAACAAACTTTATGCAAATACTTTCATACAGAACTGGTTTTCAGCGAAGAAGTATTCGAAAATGTAAAACGGGTACTGGCAGGGAAAATACCAATGAATGCACTCAACAAAAGCCAGGCAATGGTTCCGAAAGATTGTACAGTGATAAATAATCCTGTAGGAAGTGCTTCTGTCAGCTGGTTCGAAAGAGATGGAAAGGTACTTGTTTCCATGCCGGGCGTTCCGCAAGAGATGACTGCCGTAATGACAGAAAGTGTATTACCTAAACTGCACGAGAGGTTTCAAACGGATGTGATTATGCATCAAACATTTCTTGTACAACACTATCCGGAATCCGTATTGGCAGAAAAACTGGAACCGTGGGAGAGTGCTCTGCCAGAATGTATCAAATTGGCATATTTGCCTAAGCTGGGGATTATTCGTCTTAGACTGACAGGACGCGGACAAAACAGGGAAGAAGTAAAAGTTCTTCTTGAACGTGAAAAGGTAAAATTAGAGAAAATACTTGGTGAAGACATTTTCGGTGAAGAAGATACGCCATTGGAAGTTATAGTCGGTGAACTTTTAAAAAAGAAGAAATTGACCGTTTCCACCGCAGAAAGTTGTACCGGAGGCAGTATTGCCGCACGTTTGACCTCCATTGCCGGTAGTTCTGAATATTTTAACGGAAGCGTAGTAGCCTATTCTAATGAAGTAAAAATGGGACTTTTACACGTTTCCTCCGAAACATTGGAGCAACATGGGGCCGTCAGCGAAGAAACTGTGATTGAAATGGTAAAAGGTGCGATGAAAGCACTAAAAACCGATTGCGCCGTTGCTACTTCAGGGATAGCAGGTCCTGGAGGGGGTACTCCCGAGAAGCCGGTGGGAACTGTTTGGATAGCCGCTGGTTATAAAAACGAAATTCGTACTTACAAACAGGAAACGAACCGCGGAAGAAGCATGAATATCGAAAGAGCAGGCAATAATGCACTATTAATGCTCCGTGATTTACTCAAATAA
- the rpmB gene encoding 50S ribosomal protein L28, which produces MSKICQITGKKAMIGNNVSHSKRRTKRTFDLNLFNKKFYYVEQDCWISLSICANGLRIINKKGLDAALTEAVAKGYCDWKSIKVIG; this is translated from the coding sequence ATGTCGAAGATTTGTCAAATTACCGGAAAGAAAGCCATGATTGGCAACAATGTTTCACACTCAAAGAGAAGAACTAAAAGAACCTTTGATTTGAACTTGTTTAACAAAAAGTTCTATTATGTAGAACAAGATTGTTGGATCAGCCTTAGCATTTGTGCTAACGGGTTGCGTATTATCAACAAAAAAGGACTGGATGCTGCGCTGACTGAAGCAGTGGCTAAAGGTTATTGTGATTGGAAAAGCATTAAAGTAATCGGCTAA
- the rpmG gene encoding 50S ribosomal protein L33 — MAKKAKGNRVQVILECTEHKDSGMPGTSRYITTKNRKNTTERLELKKYNPILKRVTVHKEIK, encoded by the coding sequence ATGGCAAAGAAAGCAAAAGGTAACAGAGTACAAGTGATTCTGGAATGTACAGAACACAAAGACAGTGGAATGCCGGGAACATCTCGTTATATCACAACTAAGAACAGAAAGAATACTACAGAAAGACTTGAGTTGAAAAAATACAACCCGATTCTGAAGAGAGTAACAGTACACAAGGAAATTAAATAA
- a CDS encoding DUF4295 domain-containing protein: protein MAKKTVASLHEGSKEGRAYTKVIKMVKSPKTGAYVFDEQMVPNEKVQDFFKK, encoded by the coding sequence ATGGCAAAGAAAACAGTAGCAAGTTTGCACGAAGGTTCTAAAGAAGGTCGTGCTTATACCAAGGTTATCAAAATGGTAAAATCTCCGAAAACTGGAGCATACGTTTTTGATGAACAAATGGTTCCGAACGAAAAAGTACAAGACTTTTTCAAAAAATAA
- the ftsY gene encoding signal recognition particle-docking protein FtsY has product MGFFSFFSKEKKETLDKGLSKTKESVFSKIARAVAGKSKVDDEVLDNLEEVLITSDVGVETTLNIIKRIEKRAAADKYVNTQELNLILRDEIAALLTENNSGDVADFDVPIARKPYVIMVVGVNGVGKTTTIGKLAYQFKKAGKSVYLGAADTFRAAAVEQLMIWGERVGVPVVKQKMGADPASVAYDTLSSAVANNADVVIIDTAGRLHNKVGLMNELTKIKNVMKKVVPDAPDEVLLVLDGSTGQNAFEQAKQFTLATEVTAMAITKLDGTAKGGVVIGISDQFKIPVKYIGLGEGMEDLQVFRKNEFVDSLFGENA; this is encoded by the coding sequence ATGGGATTTTTTAGTTTTTTTTCAAAGGAGAAGAAGGAAACTTTAGATAAAGGATTATCTAAAACCAAAGAGAGCGTATTCAGTAAAATAGCTCGTGCTGTGGCTGGCAAGTCAAAAGTAGACGATGAAGTATTAGATAATCTGGAAGAAGTGCTGATTACATCTGACGTCGGCGTAGAAACAACTTTAAATATTATCAAGCGCATCGAAAAACGTGCTGCTGCAGATAAGTATGTAAATACTCAGGAACTGAATCTTATATTACGTGACGAAATAGCAGCTCTGCTTACTGAAAATAATTCGGGTGATGTAGCTGATTTCGACGTACCCATCGCAAGAAAACCTTATGTCATTATGGTTGTGGGAGTAAATGGGGTAGGTAAAACTACAACCATTGGTAAACTGGCTTATCAATTCAAGAAAGCAGGTAAATCCGTTTACTTGGGAGCCGCTGACACTTTCCGCGCTGCAGCTGTGGAACAGCTAATGATTTGGGGAGAACGGGTAGGAGTTCCCGTAGTTAAACAGAAAATGGGAGCAGATCCCGCATCTGTGGCTTATGACACTCTTAGTTCGGCCGTTGCCAATAACGCAGATGTGGTTATTATTGATACAGCCGGTCGTCTGCACAATAAGGTAGGCTTAATGAACGAGTTGACCAAAATTAAGAATGTGATGAAAAAGGTAGTGCCTGATGCACCGGATGAAGTTTTATTGGTACTGGACGGTTCCACCGGACAAAATGCATTTGAGCAAGCCAAACAATTTACTTTGGCGACGGAAGTTACCGCTATGGCCATCACTAAGCTTGATGGAACCGCTAAAGGTGGTGTTGTGATTGGTATTTCCGATCAATTCAAGATTCCTGTTAAGTATATCGGACTAGGCGAAGGCATGGAAGACCTGCAGGTATTCCGTAAAAATGAATTCGTTGATTCCTTGTTTGGAGAAAATGCATGA